Proteins co-encoded in one Arthrobacter sp. ERGS1:01 genomic window:
- a CDS encoding LysM peptidoglycan-binding domain-containing protein: MKRQTGADAGMTAAILLLGASLVFAGASVLRLRFSGGSFAGPLEMDEAIGALAAGTGIAVALWWLLAMACAVVSTVAALHGKGRIASAAALWSPAFMRRLAAAVLGLNLLSAPLALAASPVGPIDPLWHAESVAAAPLHPAPSPTAKGPAVTSPAPQKPVDPAWTPQAPAADPGALARPATRQPAPAIDGGDPVVVQGGDSLWSIVAAALGPYASDVEVAQAWPEWYRVNRGVIGADPNVILPGQVLHAPAG, encoded by the coding sequence ATGAAACGCCAGACCGGAGCGGATGCGGGCATGACCGCGGCGATCCTCCTCTTGGGGGCCTCCCTGGTGTTTGCCGGGGCCAGCGTACTGCGGCTCCGCTTTTCCGGCGGCAGCTTCGCCGGGCCGTTGGAAATGGACGAGGCCATCGGCGCCCTGGCCGCCGGCACCGGCATTGCCGTAGCCCTGTGGTGGCTGCTGGCCATGGCGTGTGCCGTTGTTTCCACCGTTGCGGCCCTTCACGGGAAGGGCCGGATCGCCTCCGCCGCCGCCCTTTGGTCGCCGGCATTCATGCGCCGCCTGGCCGCCGCGGTCCTGGGCCTGAATCTGTTGTCCGCCCCCTTGGCCCTGGCCGCGTCCCCCGTCGGCCCGATTGATCCGCTCTGGCATGCCGAATCCGTCGCGGCCGCCCCGCTGCACCCGGCCCCGTCACCAACAGCCAAAGGGCCTGCCGTTACGTCTCCCGCACCTCAAAAGCCGGTCGACCCTGCGTGGACCCCACAGGCCCCTGCGGCGGATCCCGGCGCCCTGGCACGGCCGGCCACACGCCAGCCGGCCCCGGCAATCGACGGCGGCGACCCCGTGGTGGTGCAGGGCGGTGACAGCCTGTGGTCCATCGTGGCTGCCGCCCTGGGTCCATACGCCAGCGATGTGGAGGTGGCCCAGGCCTGGCCCGAATGGTACCGGGTCAATCGCGGCGTCATCGGCGCCGATCCAAACGTCATCCTGCCCGGGCAGGTGCTGCACGCCCCGGCAGGTTAG